Proteins encoded by one window of Pseudomonas coleopterorum:
- the mraZ gene encoding division/cell wall cluster transcriptional repressor MraZ, protein MFRGANPINLDAKGRLAMPSRYRDELDSKCSGQLIITVDTVDPCLCVYPLDEWELIEAKLRALPSLVESNRRLQRLLIGNAVDLELDGSGRFLVPPRLREYARLDKHAMLVGQLNKFQLWDEGAWNAVSAADLAAIQQPGAMPEELRDLIL, encoded by the coding sequence GTGTTTCGTGGAGCTAATCCGATCAACCTCGATGCCAAGGGACGGCTCGCCATGCCGAGTCGGTATCGTGACGAGTTGGATTCCAAATGCTCCGGTCAGCTGATCATCACGGTCGATACCGTCGACCCTTGCCTGTGTGTCTATCCACTGGATGAATGGGAACTCATTGAGGCCAAGCTGCGGGCCTTGCCATCGTTGGTGGAAAGCAACCGCCGTCTGCAGCGCCTGCTCATTGGCAATGCCGTCGACCTCGAACTCGATGGCAGTGGACGTTTTCTGGTGCCCCCGCGTCTTCGCGAGTACGCCCGGCTGGACAAGCACGCGATGCTGGTCGGCCAACTGAACAAGTTTCAATTGTGGGACGAGGGTGCGTGGAATGCCGTAAGTGCGGCAGACCTTGCAGCTATACAACAACCGGGCGCCATGCCCGAAGAATTGCGTGATTTGATCTTGTGA
- the rsmI gene encoding 16S rRNA (cytidine(1402)-2'-O)-methyltransferase: protein MRVWPNDKVCAVTASSASNSTPGTLYVVATPIGNLDDMSARALKILGEVALIAAEDTRHSVRLMQHFGLDTPLAACHEHNERDEGSRFIQRLLAGDDVALISDAGTPLISDPGYHLVRQARAAGVQVVPVPGPCALIAALSAAGLPSDRFIFEGFLPAKTAGRCARLEQVREEPRTLIFYEAPHRILECLQDMEKVFGGERPALLARELTKTFETLKGLPLAELRAFVEADSNQQRGECVVLVAGWSPPVTDEAVSAEVMRILDVLLAEMPLKRAAAVAAEITGVRKNLLYQVALEKQKT, encoded by the coding sequence ATGCGGGTTTGGCCGAACGACAAGGTGTGTGCTGTGACTGCTTCAAGCGCTTCTAATTCCACCCCGGGCACACTTTATGTAGTGGCCACGCCCATCGGCAATCTGGACGACATGAGCGCACGTGCGCTGAAGATCCTGGGCGAGGTGGCGCTGATTGCAGCCGAGGACACACGCCATTCGGTGCGCCTGATGCAGCACTTCGGATTGGATACGCCGCTGGCCGCCTGCCACGAGCACAACGAGCGGGACGAAGGCAGTCGTTTCATCCAGCGGTTGTTGGCCGGCGATGACGTGGCGCTGATTTCCGATGCCGGTACGCCGCTGATTTCCGATCCTGGTTATCACCTGGTACGTCAGGCACGTGCCGCGGGTGTGCAAGTGGTGCCGGTGCCCGGTCCCTGTGCCTTGATCGCAGCCCTGTCGGCTGCAGGCTTGCCGTCGGACCGGTTCATCTTCGAAGGTTTTCTTCCCGCCAAGACGGCCGGTCGCTGCGCGCGCCTCGAGCAGGTCAGGGAGGAACCGCGCACCTTGATCTTCTACGAGGCGCCCCATCGCATACTCGAGTGCCTGCAGGACATGGAAAAGGTCTTCGGTGGCGAGCGTCCGGCATTACTGGCGCGCGAACTGACGAAAACCTTCGAAACCCTCAAGGGGTTGCCGCTGGCAGAGCTGCGTGCATTCGTGGAAGCCGACAGCAACCAGCAGCGGGGCGAGTGTGTGGTGTTGGTGGCAGGCTGGAGCCCGCCGGTCACTGATGAGGCGGTCAGCGCCGAGGTCATGCGCATTCTGGATGTGCTGCTGGCAGAAATGCCGCTCAAGCGTGCCGCCGCCGTGGCGGCAGAGATCACCGGGGTGCGCAAGAATCTGCTTTATCAAGTGGCGCTGGAAAAGCAGAAGACGTGA
- the rsmH gene encoding 16S rRNA (cytosine(1402)-N(4))-methyltransferase RsmH, producing the protein MTIDSGFNHITVLLDEAVEALAVRDDGCYLDGTFGRGGHSRLILQHLGPDGRLLGFDKDPQAIATGQALAAEDGRFVIVQRSFAELGAEVRERGMHGKVSGILLDLGVSSPQLDDAERGFSFLHDGPLDMRMDPTRGVSAAQFIATAAEEEIARVFKEYGEERFARRMARAVVERREVQPFERTADLAEVLKVANPAWEKGKNPATRAFQGLRIHVNNELADLEAGLEAALDALEIGGRLVVISFHSLEDRIVKLFMRKLTKGEADNLPRNLPVRFEAFVPKVKLHGKAQFASEAELKANPRSRSAVMRVAEKLR; encoded by the coding sequence GTGACTATTGATAGCGGCTTCAATCACATCACCGTGCTGCTCGACGAAGCTGTCGAGGCTCTGGCCGTGCGCGACGATGGTTGCTATCTGGACGGCACTTTCGGCCGGGGTGGCCATAGCCGCCTGATCCTGCAGCACCTGGGGCCCGATGGCCGCCTGTTGGGGTTCGACAAGGACCCTCAAGCGATTGCCACCGGGCAAGCGCTGGCGGCCGAAGACGGCCGCTTTGTCATTGTACAGCGCAGCTTTGCCGAGCTCGGTGCCGAAGTGCGCGAGCGCGGCATGCATGGCAAGGTCAGCGGCATCCTGCTCGATCTGGGCGTTTCCTCGCCGCAACTCGACGATGCCGAGCGCGGCTTCAGTTTCCTTCATGACGGCCCGTTGGACATGCGCATGGACCCCACGCGGGGTGTAAGTGCGGCGCAGTTCATCGCCACTGCCGCCGAGGAGGAAATCGCCCGGGTGTTCAAGGAATACGGCGAAGAGCGGTTCGCTCGTCGCATGGCCCGTGCGGTAGTGGAGCGCCGCGAAGTGCAGCCGTTCGAGCGCACCGCCGACCTGGCCGAGGTGCTGAAGGTCGCCAACCCGGCGTGGGAGAAGGGCAAGAACCCTGCAACTCGCGCGTTCCAGGGACTGCGTATCCACGTCAACAATGAGCTGGCCGACCTCGAGGCGGGCCTGGAGGCTGCCCTTGATGCTCTGGAAATCGGTGGTCGCCTGGTGGTGATCAGCTTCCATTCCCTGGAAGACCGCATCGTCAAACTGTTCATGCGCAAGCTCACCAAGGGCGAAGCCGACAACCTGCCGCGCAACCTGCCGGTGCGGTTCGAAGCCTTCGTGCCCAAGGTCAAGCTGCATGGCAAGGCGCAGTTCGCTTCCGAAGCCGAGCTCAAGGCCAACCCGCGCTCGCGCAGTGCCGTCATGCGTGTCGCGGAGAAGCTGCGATGA
- the ftsL gene encoding cell division protein FtsL yields the protein MSKLLNKPLPGGSFLMLLLFVAVLVSAIGVSYSAHINRQLLNTLYGELSERDKAQAEWGRLILEQSTWTAHSRIESLATEQLKMRIPDATEIRMVSP from the coding sequence ATGAGCAAGCTGCTCAACAAGCCGCTACCGGGCGGCAGTTTCCTCATGCTGCTGCTGTTCGTCGCCGTGCTGGTGTCGGCCATCGGCGTTTCCTACAGCGCGCACATCAATCGGCAACTGCTCAACACGCTGTACGGCGAGCTGAGCGAGCGCGACAAGGCGCAGGCCGAATGGGGTCGTCTGATCCTGGAGCAAAGCACCTGGACCGCACACAGCCGTATCGAATCCCTGGCCACCGAACAGTTGAAGATGCGCATCCCGGATGCCACTGAAATTCGCATGGTGTCGCCATGA
- a CDS encoding peptidoglycan D,D-transpeptidase FtsI family protein yields the protein MKLDGALFPWRFRLMVGLLLLLVGGIVAQIVYLQVINRDFLIGQGDARSMRHIPIPAHRGLITDRNGEPLAVSTPVTTLWANPKEMQLAKDKWPALARALGQDPKALAERLEAQASKEFIYLVRGLTPEQGASVLDLKTPGVYGIEEFRRFYPAGDVTAHMVGFTDLDDHGREGVELAYDEWLAGVPGKRQVIKDRRGRLIKDVQVTKNAKAGKTLALSIDLRLQYLASRELRNAITENEAKAGSMVIMDVKTGEVLAMVNQPTYNPNNRRTMLPAAMRNRAIIDVFEPGSTMKPISMSAALETGRWKPSDKVDVYPGTLQIGRYTIKDVTKTEGPVLDLTGILINSSNVGMSKVAFDIGGESIYRVMSAVGLGQYTGLGFPGERVGNLPNHREWRKAETATLSYGYGLSVTALQLVHAYAAIANNGRIVPLTILKSDQPPTAAQVIPEKVAKTVQGMLQQVIEDTRGVYRARVPSYHVAGKSGTARKATIGSRGYTENAYRSLFAGFGPMSDPRYAIVVVIDEPSKGGYYGGLVSAPVFSKVMSGTLRLMNVQPDNLPPPVPQQQVNAAPATPLIKGGRG from the coding sequence ATGAAGCTCGACGGGGCACTGTTCCCGTGGCGGTTCCGCCTGATGGTCGGCCTGCTCCTGCTGCTGGTCGGCGGCATCGTTGCGCAGATCGTCTACCTGCAGGTGATCAATCGTGACTTCCTGATCGGTCAGGGCGACGCGCGCAGCATGCGGCACATCCCCATTCCCGCGCATCGCGGCCTGATCACCGACCGCAATGGCGAGCCTCTGGCCGTGAGTACGCCGGTGACCACCCTGTGGGCCAACCCCAAGGAAATGCAGCTGGCCAAGGACAAGTGGCCTGCGCTCGCACGCGCGCTCGGGCAAGACCCCAAGGCTCTGGCCGAGCGCCTGGAAGCTCAGGCGAGCAAGGAATTCATCTACCTGGTCCGCGGCCTGACTCCCGAACAAGGCGCGTCGGTACTCGACCTGAAAACCCCGGGTGTCTACGGCATCGAGGAATTCCGTCGTTTCTACCCGGCGGGCGACGTGACCGCGCACATGGTCGGCTTCACCGACCTCGACGATCACGGCCGTGAAGGCGTCGAGCTGGCCTATGACGAGTGGCTCGCCGGCGTACCTGGCAAGCGTCAGGTCATCAAGGACCGCCGTGGGCGGTTGATCAAGGACGTACAGGTCACCAAGAACGCCAAGGCCGGCAAGACCTTGGCGTTGTCCATCGACCTGCGTCTGCAGTATCTGGCCAGCCGCGAGCTGCGCAACGCCATCACTGAGAACGAAGCCAAGGCCGGCAGCATGGTCATCATGGACGTGAAAACCGGTGAGGTGCTGGCCATGGTCAACCAGCCGACCTACAACCCCAACAACCGCCGCACCATGCTGCCTGCGGCCATGCGTAACCGTGCGATCATCGACGTGTTCGAGCCGGGCTCGACCATGAAGCCGATCTCCATGAGCGCGGCATTGGAAACCGGTCGCTGGAAGCCCAGCGACAAGGTCGACGTGTACCCAGGCACGTTGCAGATCGGTCGCTACACCATCAAGGACGTGACCAAGACCGAAGGTCCGGTGCTTGACCTGACCGGGATTCTGATCAACTCCAGTAACGTGGGCATGAGCAAGGTGGCCTTCGACATTGGCGGCGAGAGCATCTATCGCGTCATGTCCGCGGTGGGCCTGGGTCAGTACACCGGCCTGGGCTTCCCGGGCGAGCGCGTCGGCAACCTGCCCAACCACCGTGAATGGCGCAAGGCCGAGACCGCCACGCTGTCCTACGGCTACGGCCTGTCGGTGACGGCGCTGCAGTTGGTGCACGCCTATGCGGCCATCGCCAACAACGGCCGTATCGTGCCCCTGACCATTCTCAAGAGCGACCAGCCGCCGACCGCGGCGCAGGTGATTCCCGAGAAGGTCGCCAAGACCGTGCAGGGCATGCTCCAGCAAGTCATCGAAGACACCCGCGGCGTGTATCGCGCGCGGGTGCCTTCGTATCACGTGGCGGGCAAGTCGGGTACCGCGCGCAAGGCCACCATCGGCTCGCGCGGCTACACCGAGAATGCCTACCGCTCGCTGTTCGCAGGTTTCGGCCCGATGAGCGACCCTCGCTACGCGATCGTCGTGGTGATCGACGAACCGAGCAAGGGTGGCTACTACGGCGGCCTGGTCAGCGCCCCGGTCTTCAGCAAGGTGATGTCCGGCACGCTGCGCCTGATGAACGTGCAACCTGACAACCTGCCGCCGCCGGTGCCGCAGCAGCAGGTCAACGCCGCACCGGCGACCCCATTGATAAAAGGAGGGCGCGGCTGA
- a CDS encoding UDP-N-acetylmuramoyl-L-alanyl-D-glutamate--2,6-diaminopimelate ligase: MTMPLSKLFSEASRDPMIRELTLDSRNVRPGDLFLAVPGSKVDGRAHIADALKLGAAAVAYEVEGATVLPLTDVPLIPVKGLIAQLSSIAGRFYGEPSRSVNMVGVTGTNGKTSITQLVAQALDALGEHCGLIGTLGTGFYGALQSGRLTTPDPIAVQSTLYDLKKGGAHAVAMEVSSHALDQGRVAALDFDIAVLSNLSRDHLDYHGSMQAYAEAKARLFAWPSLKCRVLNLDDAFGRELAKQDHESRLITYSLSDSSATLYCRDAQFDDHGVRATLVTSHGEYSLRSSLLGRFNLSNVLAAVGALMGMEYPLDDVLKVMRQVQGPQGRMQRLGGGDKPLVVVDYAHTPDALDQVLQALRPHAKGQLLCLFGCGGDRDSGKRPLMAEVAERLADRVLVTDDNPRSEDPLRIFDDIRVGFSSAANATFVAGRGTAIAQLIDSASVDDVIVLAGKGHEDYQEINGERHPFSDLQQAEQALAAWGAADA; the protein is encoded by the coding sequence ATGACCATGCCCCTGAGCAAGCTTTTTTCTGAAGCCAGCCGCGATCCGATGATCCGCGAGCTGACCCTGGACAGCCGCAACGTGCGTCCGGGCGATCTGTTTCTGGCCGTACCCGGCAGTAAGGTCGATGGCCGAGCGCACATCGCCGATGCCCTCAAGCTGGGTGCCGCTGCCGTGGCCTATGAAGTGGAAGGCGCTACCGTGCTGCCGCTCACCGATGTGCCCCTGATTCCGGTAAAAGGGCTGATCGCGCAGTTGTCGAGCATCGCCGGGCGCTTCTACGGCGAGCCGAGCCGCTCGGTGAATATGGTTGGCGTCACCGGTACCAATGGCAAGACCAGCATTACCCAGTTGGTGGCTCAGGCGCTCGATGCCCTGGGCGAGCACTGCGGCCTGATCGGTACCCTGGGCACCGGTTTCTACGGTGCCTTGCAGAGCGGCCGATTGACCACTCCCGACCCGATCGCCGTGCAGTCCACACTGTACGATCTTAAAAAGGGCGGCGCTCACGCCGTGGCCATGGAAGTGTCTTCGCACGCACTGGATCAGGGCCGCGTGGCCGCGCTGGATTTCGACATCGCCGTGCTGAGCAACCTGTCCCGTGACCATCTGGATTACCACGGCAGCATGCAGGCCTACGCAGAAGCCAAGGCCCGACTGTTCGCCTGGCCAAGCCTGAAGTGCCGTGTGCTCAATCTGGACGATGCGTTCGGTCGCGAGTTGGCCAAGCAGGATCACGAGTCGCGGCTGATCACCTACAGCCTCAGCGACAGCAGCGCGACCCTGTACTGCCGCGACGCGCAATTCGATGATCACGGTGTGCGCGCCACGCTGGTGACCTCACACGGTGAATACAGCCTGCGCAGCAGCCTGCTCGGGCGCTTCAATCTGAGCAACGTATTGGCGGCGGTCGGTGCCCTGATGGGCATGGAATACCCACTGGACGACGTGCTCAAGGTGATGCGCCAGGTGCAGGGACCGCAAGGTCGCATGCAGCGTCTGGGCGGTGGCGACAAGCCCTTGGTGGTGGTCGACTACGCGCACACCCCCGATGCCCTGGACCAGGTCCTGCAGGCCTTGCGGCCTCACGCCAAGGGCCAGTTGCTGTGTCTTTTCGGCTGTGGCGGCGACCGCGACAGTGGCAAGCGCCCGTTGATGGCCGAAGTCGCCGAGCGCCTGGCCGACCGCGTGCTGGTCACCGACGACAACCCTCGCAGCGAAGATCCACTGCGCATCTTCGACGACATTCGTGTGGGTTTTTCCAGCGCGGCCAACGCGACCTTCGTGGCAGGCCGTGGCACCGCCATTGCCCAACTGATCGATTCGGCTTCGGTCGACGATGTCATCGTGCTGGCCGGCAAGGGTCATGAAGACTATCAGGAGATCAACGGCGAGCGTCATCCGTTCTCCGACCTGCAGCAGGCCGAGCAGGCTCTGGCTGCATGGGGAGCTGCCGATGCTTGA